A genome region from Chryseobacterium sp. G0186 includes the following:
- a CDS encoding WxL protein host-binding domain-containing protein produces the protein MIKRILLLITLMLQYSFLHAGIVILNGLTHSYKIENGKVYKGKVAIENTGNAPQTVKLFLQDFTYQADGTINYTTLHTNKRTNGEWVKLSTNLVTLKGKEKTEVFYEITVPNQAIDPGTYWSVIIVEPVDEIKPSDNRQGVNITSVIRYAIQVITDIETEKAKPVLKFESVKVEKQEGKQTVMVAIANNGNLYCKPTAAIEIYNRKTGEKLGSYSSLTMSLLPNTSKTFYIDISKIPPEKYQATIIATDEEENAFALNVELEVKND, from the coding sequence ATGATAAAGCGTATTCTTCTTTTGATCACCCTGATGTTGCAGTACAGTTTTTTACATGCCGGTATTGTGATTCTCAACGGGCTTACGCATTCCTACAAAATTGAAAACGGAAAAGTCTACAAGGGAAAAGTGGCCATTGAAAATACAGGCAATGCTCCTCAAACTGTAAAATTGTTTTTACAGGATTTTACCTATCAGGCTGACGGAACAATCAATTATACAACGCTGCATACCAACAAACGCACTAACGGAGAATGGGTTAAACTTAGTACCAACCTGGTTACTCTTAAGGGTAAAGAAAAAACAGAGGTATTTTATGAAATTACGGTTCCCAATCAGGCAATTGATCCCGGAACCTACTGGAGTGTCATCATTGTAGAACCGGTGGATGAAATAAAACCTAGTGATAATAGGCAGGGAGTAAATATTACTTCTGTTATACGCTATGCCATACAGGTCATTACAGATATTGAAACAGAAAAAGCCAAACCAGTCCTTAAGTTTGAAAGCGTAAAAGTAGAAAAGCAAGAGGGAAAGCAAACTGTAATGGTTGCAATAGCCAACAATGGCAATCTTTATTGTAAACCAACAGCAGCTATCGAAATCTATAACCGCAAAACTGGTGAAAAATTAGGGAGTTATTCAAGTTTAACGATGAGCTTACTACCCAATACGTCCAAAACATTTTATATTGATATCAGTAAAATACCCCCGGAAAAATATCAAGCAACAATAATAGCAACCGATGAAGAGGAAAATGCATTTGCACTCAATGTGGAATTAGAAGTAAAAAATGATTAG